The Camelina sativa cultivar DH55 unplaced genomic scaffold, Cs unpScaffold00456, whole genome shotgun sequence genome contains the following window.
cctcataaggagccatcccaatactagcctggtagctgttgNCCTCAACAAAAATacaatagaaaaataagatacaacaatccaaTTCATCAATCCGCANTCAAACTCCACAAAgatcaaatgatctgcccaatgaccacccctgtaacgcccccgaaccgcaCCATGACCACCCAGGCCATCGGACGGCACCGCGGCGCTACTATGGGAACGTTCGTCAAAGGTCCGGCCAAGTGCTAGAACAAATCAGGCCCTTCGACCAGTCCCTCGgcgaggttcccgaccacacggcccatccttaaggctttgcaaccctacaGACACGCCGTGtgttgagccgactcggactaagtctatatcagtacgaCATCGctcgatttaaagaaaaatccgaatgcattaaaacttaaaacagtAACTACAACCGAGTACACATAAAAGTTCACAAGGCATAGAGCCAAAGTTTGGTTCGcaaataaacatacttttattttacaatagacaccaaaaagaaaactactccggagtcctatcgttcaccacgccctctaatcccctctagggttacctgcaaaacaacaatattatcataagtaatctaagattacttagtgagctcagggttcctgcagagaAATAAATCCCAAACCCCAATTCCCCATTAACAATCAACATGCACGCAAATACAACAACATGCGAACAtaaacaagcaacatgcaagcataGATAAACAACATGCAGGCATAAGCGAttaacaagcaagcaagcaaaactACTCAACAACCATCAGAGATGACATGCGGAAGCTATCAAGCTAACAGAAATCACTCTACCAATAAACGCAACTACATGCAACCATaagcaacaacatgcaacaacatgcaatagtataacttgaaataaaacatcagtttttaacaagtttaatttatttgggCCCGGTATGCATCCCTCTTCCCCAAACCCCTCATGAATTCTCCAAGTCGCCACCACAAAGGCAAACGTTTGGATATCAACCAAAATTACACGTCGTGTAGATagcctcggccagggtagcgagcccagtaacctccgagctcttcgtgaCCAACCCTGCACATACACaaacatgggttgcatgtcaCGGCTGCATGTGGCACGGAATGGGAAGGTTAGCAATACCAAATCTTACAACGTTTAGCCGTAATTTCTCGCGGACTAGAAAGCTTTAAGATCTCACCAACGTTTATACTTGAGTTTATACGGTTTTTAAACCCATAATCTTACAAGTATCTCAACCAAAAATTGACTTTGTTACTAGATCATTTTGATCTAGTAACTAGCACAACCTCACCgcgcatgcatttaaacaagaaaacctAAAAGAACTTCAAGTAAATGCATCTACATGCAACATGCATAACCACGCACTAGATGGTTGTTTTTAACTCTACATCTAAACCGATGcaaatatgtgcctgaactcacagtaaACCGTCGACAAATGATCTCCTTTGATGAAGCTCTTCTCGCGGCAACTCGGATCTTTCCTTCGGTTAGAGTCGATTTCCTTATCGATCTAACGTTGATGGTCGTTTGTCGATAGTCTTCTCTTGCACCTTCTTCTTTCCCTCTCaacaccttcttctttctctcgcaacactcactcttttcttctttctctctcacactctctcaacTTACCCCCTCTTTCTTTGTGAGAAAATGAGAGGAATGAGAGCTTATTTATAGAGTGAATGGGCGGTGGAGGCAACCAATGAGAGTCACATGCACTCTCCTCATTAGTGTGTATTAGAGCAACACTCAACACTTGGAAGAATCTTGATTAGCCACCTTGATTTCCACTTAGCTTCCTTGAATTCTTTAATCCTCCACTAATCCCCACTAAGTCttcttgaataaaatattcatccTACTAACTCCACTAAGTCttcttgattaaaatattaatccacTTAACTTCCTTGACTTAAGTGATTTTTGGTGGGGAAGACTTTTAATACTCTCGGTCGACCATCGTCGATCCTCGGCAGCTCTCTCGGCAACTATCAGCATCCATCGGCAACTTCCTTCGGAAACTCGACACTTTCTCGGAtactcggcaacttcctcgAGTACTCGATAACNCACTCTCTCAACTTACCCCCTCTTTCTTTGTGAGAAAATGAGAGGAATGAGAGCTTATTTATAGAGTGAATGGGCGGTGGAGGCAACCAATGAGAGTCACATGCACTCTCCTCATTAGTGTGTATTAGAGCAACACTCAACACTTGGAAGAATCTTGATTAGCCACCTTGATTTCCACTTAGCTTCCTTGAATTCTTTAATCCTCCACTAATCCCCACTAAGTCttcttgaataaaatattcatccTACTAACTCCACTAAGTCttcttgattaaaatattaatccacTTAACTTCCTTGACTTAAGTGATTTTTGGTGGGGAAGACTTTTAATACTCTCGGTCGACCATCGTCGATCCTCGGCAGCTCTCTCGGCAACTATCAGCATCCATCGGCAACTTCCTTCGGAAACTCGACACTTTCTCGGAtactcggcaacttcctcgAGTACTCGATAACttcctcgagtactcggcaCTTTCTCTGGTACTCGGTACTCTCGGCATTTCTCGGCGACTACCGGATGATGCGTTTCGGACGGTATGGGCGGTACGTCTCGGACGACTCGGACAACTCTTGGTCCGTTACACTTTTCTCGGACTTCCCTTCATCAAACTTTCAGCTCTTCTTGCTGTTTGCTTTTCTCGGTCTTTTGGACTCGAAATCACGTCAAAAATTTACCCCtaggtgagggtcactacattctcccccctTAAAAAAATTCATCCCGAATTCCATAGGGTTCTGACGGTCctgcctcatcttcttcagcgAACAACTGAGGATACTTGGCACGCATCCTATCCTCATCTTCCCATGTGGTGACCTTACGGTTCTATTTTCCCCAAAATACTTGGATTTGAGGAATGCTCCGGTTCTACAACTTTCGGGTTCTTCTTTGTCCTATTCCAAATGGTCCTTCGGGGTAGGTTAGGTTTGACTCCAACTCCTCGATAGGCTCTGGCACAATCATTCTAGGATCTGGCACATGCTTCCGTAGTTGTGAAACGTGGAAGACTTTATGCAATCGCATAACCTCGGGTATTGATAACCGATAGGCTACCTCGCCAACTCTTTTCTCAATCCGGTACGGTCCGATAAACCTTACCGCAAGCTTTCCCACTTTGCCAAAACGATCCTTTCCTTTTTGTGGTGCAACCTTCAAATACACCATATCTCCAACTTCAAACTCCACTTCTCGCCTCTTNNNNNNNNNNNNNNNNNNNNNNNNNNNNNNNNNNNNNNNNNNNNNNNNNNNNNNNNNNNNNNNNNNNNNNNNNNNNNNNNNNNNNNNNNNNNNNNNNNNNNNNNNNNNNNNNNNNNNNNNNNNNNNNNNNNNNNNNNNNNNNNNNNNNNNNNNNNNNNNNNNNNNNNNNNNNNNNNNNNNNNNNNNNNNNNNNNNNNNNNNNNNNNNNNNNNNNNNNNNNNNNNNNNNNNNNNNNNNNNNNNNNNNNNNNNNNNNNNNNNNNNNNNNNNNNNNNNNNNNNNNNNNNNNNNNNNNNNNNNNNNNNNNNNNNNNNNNNNNNNNNNNNNNNNNNNNNNNNNNNNNNNNNNNNNNNNNNNNNNNNNNNNNNNNNNNNNNNNNNNNNNNNNNNNNNNNNNNNNNNNNNNNNNNNNNNNNNNNNNNNNNNNNNNNNNNNNNNNNNNNNNNNNNNNNNNNNNNNNNNNNNNNNNNNNNNNNNNNNNNNNNNNNNNNNNNNNNNNNNNNNNNNNNNNNNNNNNNNNNNNNNNTCCCGAATTCCATAGGGTTCTGACGGTCctgcctcatcttcttcagcgAACAACTGAGGATACTTGGCACGCATCCTATCCTCATCTTCCCATGTGGTGACCTTACGGTTCTATTTTCCCCAAAATACTTGGATTTGAGGAATGCTCCGGTTCTACAACTTTCGGGTTCTTCTTTGTCCTATTCCAAATGGTCCTTCGGGGTAGGTTAGGTTTGACTCCAACTCCTCGATAGGCTCTGGCACAATCATTCTAGGATCTGGCATATGCTTCCGTAGTTGTGAAACGTGGAAGACTTTATGCAATCGCATAACCTCGGGCATTGATAACCGATAGGCTACCTCGCCAACTCTTTTCTCAATCCGGTACGGTCCGATAAACCTTACCGCAAGCTTTCCCACTTTGCCAAAACGATCCTTTCCTTTTTGTGGTGCAACCTTCAAATACACCATATCTCCAACTTCAAACTCCACTTCTCGCCTCTTCCGGTCTGCGTACTTCTTCTGGCGATCTTGAGCATTCTTTATGCTCTCTCGGATAAACTTGATCTTCTCTGTTGTTTCATCAATCAACTTGTGATTGAAACTTGTCCGTTCTCCAACTTCCGTCCAACATAAAGGCGTTCTACACGGCCTTCCGTACATGGCTTCAAATGGCGACATGCTGGTGCTCGAGTGATAACTGTTGTTATACGCGAACTCCACCAATGACAAATTCTTCTCCTAATCTGATGACCATTCTAGCGCACATAGTCGGATCATGTCCTCTATGGTTCGAATAGTTCTCTTAGTCTGTCCGTCAGTCTCTGGGTGAAATGAGGTGCTCATATGAACATCTGTTCCCAACGCCCTATGTAAATCTTGCCAGAATATTGACGCGAACTTCGGGTTGCGATCAGAGACAATGTTTGCTGGCACTCCATGAAGCTTCAAAATCTCGTCTATATACTTCTCTGCCAAGACTGGCGCTTGATCCGTGCTTCTTACTGGAACCAAACGGGCTACTTTGGTTAAACGATCAACCACTACCCATACTGCGTCATTGATTCTCCCTTTTCTTATAGGTAGACCGGTAATGAAATCCATAGAGATAGAGTCCCATTTCCAAGTCGGTATGGGCAAGTTGCGAAGCAATCCTGCTGGCACTTGATGCTCTACCTTGATTCGTTGACATGAATCACATTGGCTTACCCATTTTGCTACTGCTCTCTTCAGTCCAGGCCAATGATAATACCTACGCACATCTTTGTACATCTTGGTGCTCCCCGGATGTATACTCAATGCTGAGCTATGAGCGGCTCCTAATATCTCTTCTCGTAGTCCGTTCCTGTCAGGTACGGTTACTCTCCCATTGAGAAGTAAAGTGTCATCATCCGCCAGATGATAACCACTAGCATTCGGTCCTTCCGAACTTTTCAACTCTTCGATGATCTTCTTCAAGTTCTCGTCcttgggttgttcttcatgaATTCGACGTAACAGGCTCACTTGAGTTACGTCTTGTAAACCCAACGGCTCACTAGATTCTCCCTCTAAGGCTAAAAGTCTTACCTTCTTCAATTCCTCAGCTAAAGACTCCACGTCCTTCTCGACATCAACTTGTGCTTTTCTTCGGTTTAGCGCATCTGCTACTACATTCGCTTTGCCTGGGTGATACTGAATCTTCAAATCGTAGTCGGCTACGAACTCCATCCATCTCCACAGGCGCAAATTAAGATCTGGTTGCGTGGACAAGTATTTAAGACTTTGGAGGTCCGTAAATACCTGGACAGCTTCTCCATACAAATACGATCTCTATATTCTCAATGCAAACGCCACGGCTGCCATCTCCAGGTCATGTGTGGGGTAATTCTCTTCATGCTTCCTTAACTGTCTAGATGCATAGGCAATCACCCTATCTccttgcatcaacacacatccaaCTCCAACTCTTGATGCGTCTGTAAACACAGAATATGGTTTGTTTGGCTCGGGTAGGGCTAACACTGGTGCTAATGTCAGTGCTCCCTTTAACTTCCTGAAAGCTTCTTTTACCTCCTCGCTCCAAATAAAAGGTACTCCTTTCCAGGTAAGCCGTGTCAACGGTTTCGCGATGGACGAAAACCCCTTTACAAACTTTCGGTAATAGCCTGCAAGGCCTAAGAAACTCCTTACTTCTGACGCGGTCGTTGGCTTCGTCCAATCCTGTATCGCGGCGATCTTTTCTGGGTCGGCGGACACACCTTACTCCAAAACTCGGTGTCCTAGAAATCCAAGTTCCCTTTGCCAAAAGTTGCACTTGCTAAACTTCGTAAATAGCTTCATTTCCCTTAGCCTCTCCAAAACCTTCTTCAGATGCTCCGCGTGCTCCTCCGCACTACGCGAATATAtcaggatgtcatcgatgaatatTATCACGAACCGATCCAGGTAATCCTGAAAAACTTCATTCATCAATCGCATGAATGCCGCCGGTGCATTGGTAAGTCCAAACGGCATTACCACGAACTCATACTGGCCATATCTCGTTTGGAACGCCGTCTTCATCACATCTTGTTCCGCAATTGAGATTTGATGATAGCCGGAGGCTAAATCAATCTTTGAAAACCAACTTGCTCCTCTTAGCTGGTCTAACAGCTCATCGATCCTTGGCAAAGGATACTTGTCCTTTATAGTTATGTTATTGATACCTCGGTAATCAATACATAACCGCATGCTTCCGTCTTTTTTCTTGACGAACAACACTGGGGCTCCCCATGGCGACGAACTTGGTCGTATAAAACCCTTCTCCAACAAGTCCTCTAACTGAGACTTGAGTTCAGCCAACTCGGCTGGTGCCATGCGATACGGTGCCTTAGCAATTGGGGTAGCTCCGGGCTCCAAATTTATGGTAAAAGGATGGCTCCTTGgtggaggcaatccttccaatGGCCTAAACACGTCCTCAAAGTCCTTGACTATGGCAATGTCCTCAAATTCCATGCATTCCTTGTTATCTCCTCCCATGGCGGTCAGAGTGACTAAATACacttcatcctcttcaatcGATCTTCCAATTCTTGCTGTTGATGCGAAGTATGCCGTTTTACTTGGGCTGATCCCATTGAAAACTAGAGGGGTCCTCCctccattttcaaatataactCTGCTCCTGCTGCAGTCTATATGGGCTTGGTGTTCCGATAACCAATCCATTCCCAAAATAGCATCGAACCTATCCAATGGGATCACCAACAGATTTACCGGGAGGTTCGTATTTTGCAAGACTATCGACACTTCCTTGACccatcttcttgtcttcagCGGTGGTTGATTACCAGCAGTGTAGACGTTGATGTTCACCTCTTCCTCCTCACACAAGTCTCCAAACTTGTCAACCACTTCGGGAGTCACAAAACTATTGGACGCTCCCGAATCGAACAGTACATGTGTGGGGTTACCACCAACAAGTAATGTTCCTAAACGCAAagcaaatataataaaatgcaatgctaaaactaaccacgcaaaacacacaaacaatcaCTAACAATCACAAGAGAGTTAGAATCCAATCAAACCTGTTATAGGGCCCTTCGCAGCCTGTGGAGGTTTGGGTGGCTCTActcctaaagcaaaaacatttgctGGGATTGCTTGCTTCTTTGCTGGGGGTTCCTTCACTTGGTTCGCTGTCTGGGCACAGTTCACAGTTTGGGCGTTCGGTTTGGCCGGCTTCGACGGACATGAGTTCGCATAGTGTCCTAACTCGACATAGTAGAAACACGTGACGGTCGACAGATTGTTACCCTTCGTTTCCTCAACAGTCGGACAAGCGCGAGCGAAATGCCCAACTTGCCCGCACACATAGCATCCTCTCGGATCCATGTTGCTCACATTACGACCTCCTTGGCTAACATTCATCTTATTCTTTCCGCGGCCTGCGCCCCAATTCCGTCCTGCCACTTGATTCACCTTTCGGGTGTTCACAATCTTAGTCTGCTGGACtgattccttctttttctcccgaGCTGCAATCTCCTTCTCTATCTCGATAGCTTCCTCAACACTCACAGCTCTCTCTTCCACTTCCGCAACACTGCGGTAGGTCACAGCGTGTAACCTTCAATTAATAACTGGCCTGAGTCCGTTAAAGAATCTCCGGGCCATTGCTAACTCGTCATCATTTCCTTGGTACAGATACCTCCGAAGTCTTGTAAAAATCCTCCCATATGCTCGAACGGTCATTTCACCTTGTTCTAGTTGCAAAAACTGATTCTCCAACCGGTCGCGTGACTCTGGTGGAAAGTACTTCACCTCGAACTCTTTCTTAAAAATTCCCCACGTTATCGTCTGGAACCGGTAACGAGAAACTACGGTATCCCACCATGCACGAGCATCTTCTTCCAAGAAATTAACTGCTACTAGTCTCCTAAGCTCCTCTGGACACCTTGTCATCTCGAAATTATTCTCCAGGTCTTTTATCCACGCGTCTGCTAATACCACATTCGGGTCTCCTTTGAATTTACGAAATCCTAAGTTTCGCAACAACATCACTCGTTTTAGAAACTGGTCGGACGGATCTTCTGCTGCACGGTTTGCTTGGTCCTGCTGCTGTTGCTGGATCATATGGTTCAAGAGGTCTTGGACCATCTTAAGTGTCTGCTGGGTCTCCGGCACATTCTGCTCACTCGGTCCTTCTCCATGCGCTTGGTCTCCCCTCGGCATGTTCTGAGTTGGATAGGTGGCGTACGGTCCAAACGGTGAAAACCCTGGCGGGTACATACTCTCCGGTGTACTAAAACGATTTGAACCCGCTGGTGTGTATCTTGGCGTCGCGCCAGGTACATACCACTCCGGCATAACCATGTCCGGCCCATACATGTCTGGGAACGACTCTTCCCTTTGCGCATCATCAAACTGCGAACCCCATTCCTCTGGACCAAACTGCTGACTTGAACCCCTCTCTGTGTCCGGCGAACGATACGTCGACCTAGATCTTTCGGATCCTTGATGAGACATCTACATCCACGATCAACAAAAGGGTTTACTTAATCCCATCTAACCCTAAGTGATGAACGATCCGGATTATCCTAAGTGTCTATTACGACCATTTGACTCgataaatcatttgaaaatgCGAGTCCAATAcagcatcataaccatgctctgataccacagttgtaacgcccccgaaccgcaCTATGACCACCCAGGCCATCGGACGGCACCGCGGCGCTACTATGGGAACGTTCGTCAAAGGTCCAGTCAAGTGCTAGAACAAATCAGGCCCTTCGATCAGTCCCTCGGCGAGGTTCCAGACCACACGGCCCACccttaaggctttgcaaccctacaGACACGCCGTGTGTTGAGCCAACTCGGActaagtctatatcagtacgaCATCGctcgatttaaagaaaaatccgAATGCATTAAACTTAAAACAGTAACTACAACCGAGTACACATAAAAGTTCACAAGGCATAGAGCAAAGTTTGGTTCGcaaataaacatacttttattttacaatagacaccaaaaagaaaactactccggagtcctatcgttcaccacgccctctagtcccctctagggttacctgcagaacaacaatattatcataagtaatctaagattacttagtgagctcaagATTCCTGCAGAGAAATAAATCCCAAACCCCAATTCCCCATTAACAATCAACATGCACGCAAATACAACAACATGCGAACAtaaacaagcaacatgcaagcataGATAAACAACATGCAGGCATAAGCGAttaacaagcaagcaagcaaaactACTCAACAACCATCAGAGATTACATGCGGAAGCTATCAAGCTAACAGAAATCACTCTACCAATAAACGCAACTACATGCAACCATaagcaacaacatgcaacaacatgcaacaacatgcaacagtataacttgaaataaaacatcaGTTTTATTTGGGCCCGGTATGCATCCCTCTTCCCCAAACCCCTCATGAATTCTCCAAGTCGCCACCACAAAGGCAAGCGTTTGGATATCAACCAAAattacaccgtcgtgtagataGCCTCGGCCAGGGTtgcgagcccagtaacctccgagctcttcatGACCAACCctgcacacacacaaacatGGGTTTcatgtcgcggctgcatgtggCACGGAATGGGAAGGATAGCAATACCAAATCTTACAACGCGTAGCTAGAATTTCTCGCGGACTAGAACGCTTTAAGATCTCACCAAAGTTTATACTTGAGTTTATACGGTTTTTAAACCCATAATCTTACAAGTATCTCAACCAAAACTCGCCTTTGTTACTAGATCATTTTGATCTAATAACTAGCACAACCTCACCgcgcatgcatttaaacaagaaaacataaaagaacttCAAGTAAATGCATCTACATGCAATATGCATAACCGCGCACTAGATGGATATTTTTAACTCTCCATCTAAGCCGATGcaaatatgtgcctgaactcataGTAAACCGTCAACGAATGATCTCCTTTGTTGAAGCTCTTCTGCAGCAACTCGGATCTCTCCTTCGGTTAGAGTCGATTTCCTTATCGATCTAACGTTGATGGTCGTTGGTCGATAGTCTTCTCTTGCACCTTCTTCTTTCCCTCTCaacaccttcttctttctctcgcaaCACTCACtcttttcatctttctctctcaaactctctcaacTTACCCCTTCTTTCTTTGTGAGAAAATGAGAGGAATGAGAGCTTATTTATAGAGTGAATTGGCTGTGGAGGCAACCAATGAGAGTCACATGCACTCTCCTCATTAGTGTGTATTAGAGCAATACTCAACACTTGGAAGAATCTTGATTAGCCACCTTGATTTCCACTTAGCTTCCTTGAATTCTTTAATCCTCCACTAATCCCCACTAAGTCttcttgaataaaatattcatcccactaactccactaagtcttcttgattaaaatattaatccacTTAACTTCCTTGACTTAAATGATTTTTGGTGGGGAAGACTTTTAATACTCTCGGTCGACCATCGTCGATCCTCGGCAGCTCTCTCGGCAACTATTGGCATCCATCGGCAACTTTCTTCGAGTACTCGACACTTTCTCGGAtactcggcaacttcctcgAGTACTCGATAACTTCCTCGAGTACTCGGCCATTTCTCCGGTACTCGGTACTCTCGGTATTTCTCGGCGACTACCGGATGATGCGTCTCGGATGGTACGGGCGGTACATCTCGGACGACTTGGACAACTCTTGGTCCGTTACACTTTTCTCGGACTTTCCTTCATCAAACTTTCAGCTCTTCTTGCTGTCTACTTTTCTCGGTCTTTTGGACTCGAAATCACGTCAAAAATTTACCCCtaggtgagggtcactacaacCCCAGTCTAACAcgcacatcctcagcaaatcctcagcaaatcctccaaaatctggatcgtcctctctgactgaccgtccgtctgaggatgataggctgtactcatatgcaccttcgtgcccatctctgcctgaaacgccctccagaacaccgaagtaaacttggaatctctatcagacacaatactagcaggcaccccatgcaatctgactatctccctcacatacttcctGGCCAAAACCGcagctccatcagttttcttgatggccagaaaatgcgcagacttagtcaaacagtccacaatgacccatatcgcatcaaacgtcctcgacacaggcaaacccaccacgaagtccatcgtgatcaaatcccacttccactctggaatgggaaaactctgtaataaacca
Protein-coding sequences here:
- the LOC104773120 gene encoding uncharacterized protein LOC104773120; translated protein: MSHQGSERSRSTYRSPDTERGSSQQFGPEEWGSQFDDAQREESFPDMYGPDMVMPEWYVPGATPRYTPAGSNRFSTPESMYPPGFSPFGPYATYPTQNMPRGDQAHGEGPSEQNVPETQQTLKMVQDLLNHMIQQQQQDQANRAAEDPSDQFLKRVMLLRNLGFRKFKGDPNVVLADAWIKDLENNFEMTRCPEELRRLVAVNFLEEDARAWWDTVVSRYRFQTITWGIFKKEFEVKYFPPESRDRLENQFLQLEQGEMTVRAYGRIFTRLRRYLYQGNDDDVAEVEERAVSVEEAIEIEKEIAAREKKKESVQQTKIVNTRKVNQVAGRNWGAGRGKNKMNVSQGGRNVSNMDPRGCYVCGQVGHFARACPTVEETKGNNLSTVTCFYYVELGHYANSCPSKPAKPNAQTVNCAQTANQVKEPPAKKQAIPANVFALGVEPPKPPQAAKGPITGTLLVGGNPTHVLFDSGASNSFVTPEVVDKFGDLCEEEEVNINVYTAGNQPPLKTRRWVKEVSIVLQNTNLPVNLLVIPLDRFDAILGMDWLSEHQAHIDCSRSRVIFENGGRTPLVFNGISPSKTAYFASTARIGRSIEEDEVYLVTLTAMGGDNKECMEFEDIAIVKDFEDVFRPLEGLPPPRSHPFTINLEPGATPIAKAPYRMAPAELAELKSQLEDLLEKGFIRPSSSPWGAPVLFVKKKDGSMRLCIDYRGINNITIKDKYPLPRIDELLDQLRGASWFSKIDLASGYHQISIAEQDVMKTAFQTRYGQYEFVVMPFGLTNAPAAFMRLMNEVFQDYLDRFVIIFIDDILIYSRSAEEHAEHLKKVLERLREMKLFTKFSKCNFWQRELGFLGHRVLE